The Brassica napus cultivar Da-Ae chromosome C7, Da-Ae, whole genome shotgun sequence genome has a segment encoding these proteins:
- the LOC125590709 gene encoding uncharacterized protein LOC125590709 translates to MPPPAMLSFDDGSDNEWKGFTVFPEENPCPNPNYYLNFLVKKAILEGEKTTGPIFSRPSEREDSFRMVLPPAMPPPRDSAVPLPMLPEPMRIRKKLSPQESSHFTRKSRYSDKTFCKEEDFKCNAFCLSLPGFGKQKSKCQDSMENKMICTSSFTNSTVSTRSSVEIFECGSWASTTALMQDNGGRYVQELVTSRSSIRDYQRSAETSPQRRVRFSTPSSASVSCPTSPRSCITPRLRKARDDFNAFLSAQDA, encoded by the coding sequence ATGCCTCCTCCGGCAATGCTTTCGTTTGATGATGGCTCAGATAACGAGTGGAAGGGTTTCACAGTTTTCCCTGAAGAAAACCCTTGCCCTAACCCTAACTATTATCTTAACTTCTTGGTGAAGAAGGCAATTCTAGAGGGTGAGAAAACAACGGGTCCTATTTTCTCCCGTCCTTCGGAAAGAGAAGACAGCTTCAGAATGGTATTACCTCCAGCCATGCCTCCGCCTAGAGACTCAGCCGTACCGCTTCCTATGCTCCCTGAGCCGATGAGGATCCGGAAGAAACTTAGCCCCCAAGAATCATCCCATTTTACGAGGAAGTCTCGTTACTCGGACAAAACCTTCTGCAAGGAAGAAGATTTCAAATGTAACGCCTTCTGTTTGTCTCTACCTGGCTTCGGGAAACAAAAGTCGAAATGCCAAGATTCGATGGAGAATAAGATGATCTGTACATCTTCTTTCACTAACTCTACTGTTTCAACACGCTCCTCGGTCGAGATATTCGAATGCGGTTCCTGGGCCTCGACGACAGCCCTGATGCAAGATAACGGAGGAAGATATGTGCAAGAACTGGTGACTTCACGGTCGTCAATAAGAGATTACCAGAGATCGGCTGAGACTTCACCGCAACGCCGTGTGAGATTTTCCACACCTTCTTCGGCTTCGGTTTCTTGCCCTACTTCGCCGCGGTCTTGTATCACCCCACGATTGCGTAAGGCTAGGGATGACTTTAATGCCTTCTTGTCCGCTCAAGACGCTTGA